The following proteins come from a genomic window of Plasmodium reichenowi strain SY57 chromosome Unknown, whole genome shotgun sequence:
- a CDS encoding ubiquitin regulatory protein, putative yields MSNIRSLSDLKKDDKKNNERVAHYTGGQKSGLEVQNSDDDFVQNLFKSKLPENCRHITLYKNGFIVDDGEFRDLEIEENKKFMANIEAGILPKEFASKDKTMNVAIKDKSNQIYTKKKTKEQELYKGQGVKLGGTISSISEEEMNKISTNPNNIKEIKIDDKKPVTTLHIRLYNGKKITQKFNYDHTVEDLFQFVFSYTPVNFSLSYDYPLKLIKRNEHQTLESAELLDLLITQKLIP; encoded by the exons GTCACTAAGTGATTTAAAGAAggatgataaaaaaaataatgaacGAGTGGCCCATTATACCGGAGGTCAAAAGAG cGGACTAGAGGTACAAAATTCAGATGATGATTTTGTTCAGAATCTTTTCAAATCCAAATTGCCAGAAAATTGTAGGCACATCACATTATACAAAAATGGTTTTATAGTAGATGATGGTGAATTTCGTGACCTTGAGatagaagaaaataaaaagttcATGGCAAATATAGAGGCAGGGATATTACCAAAAGAATTCGCTTCCAAAGATAAAACCATGAATGTAGCTATAAAAGATAAGAGTaatcaaatatatacaaagaaaaaaacaaaagaacaagaattatataaaggTCAAGGGGTTAAATTAGGTGGTACTATCTCAAGTATTAGTGAAGAagaaatgaataaaatttCAACAAAtccaaataatataaaagaaataaaaattgatgataaaaaaCCAGTAACTACATTACATATAAGATTATATAAcggaaaaaaaattacgcaaaaatttaattatgaTCATACAGTTGAAGATTTATTTCAATTTGTTTTTAGTTATACACCAGTTAATTTTTCGTTATCATATGATTACCCTcttaaattaattaaaagaaatgaaCATCAAACCTTGGAAAGTGCAGAATTGTTGGATCTTCTTATAACACAAAAATTAATtccataa